In the genome of Nicoliella spurrieriana, the window ACATTACCGATGATCCAGCCACCAGTGATGGTGGGGTTAGTAAAGCACTTCCTGAAACGGTCGTGGACGCAATTCATTTTTTACAGCAGCTTTTAAAATCGGGCTGTACGTACATCCGGCAATGCGGGAGTACGTATGGGGTCGATGTGCAGTTGAATGAACTGATTCATAAGGGCAAGATTAAGCATGTTCCTAGCATCATGGCATCTGGCCGGGCGTTCACCATGACTGGTGGGCACGGTGACTATCAAAATGGTGGGTACATTGTGGATTCTGAAGATGAAATGCGGAAGAAAGTTCGTGAAAATTTCAAAAGGGGTGCGCAGTGCGTTAAGCTAATGGCTGGTGGCGGGGTCATGTCACCAGGGGATGCAATGGATGAAGCCCAATTAAGTGTGGAAGATATGAAAGTAGCCATCCATGAAGCCCATAATAAGCACACGATTGTGGCTGCCCATGCTGAGGCCAATCCAGCGATTCAAAACTCGATTGATGCGGGCGTGGATTCAATTGAACATGGCTTTTACGTTACTGAAAAGCAAGTTGAACAGATTAAGGAACGCGGCATTTACTTGGTACCAACCGTGGTGGCTGCCTGGTCGGTAGTGACCTATGGTGCGGAGGATTTACCAGCTTGGGAATACGATAAGATGAATGCTGCAATCGACAATTTATATGCAAATATCCACATGGCATATAAACGGGGAGTCAAGATGGCATTGGGAACCGATGCCGGGACGCCATATAACAATTTTGAGACGACCACCCCGAAGGAAATTGAATTATTAGTGACTAAGGAAGGATTCACCAATTTTGACGCCCTTCATACTTCATATCATTCTGCCGAACTCATGGGAATTGATAGTGACTACGGATCGATTGAAGATGGGAAAGTAGCCGATTTTATCATTCTTGATGACAACCCCTTGACTGATGTGAGGGCAGTTCAACAATCAGATAAATCCGTTTATAAAAATGGCGTGAAGGAATATTAATTACCGGTTACGATGGGAACCAACTAAAAAATCCTGCTATCTTTTTAAGGTAGCAGGATTTTTGATTTAATTATTCAGCGTATTCATCAGATTCTGAGTAATATGCCTTCTTAGCTAATGACAGGTTACCGATAATTGCTAGCTTCCGATTGGAATTAGATGGTGCAACTAGGTATTCATCGATGGGACCGACATCAACGTAGCCATTGAGTAGTTTCTGAAATTGCACCCTAATTTTGGCTAGTTCCACTTCGTTTACAATATCGCCACCAATGATGATTTTTTCAGGTCGAATCAACAGGGTTGCTTGTAATGCAGATTGGGCAATGTAATACGCAACAATGTCCCAAATGGGTTCAAACATTGAAATTTCCTTGTAGCTCTTGCCAAAACGGGCCTGAAATGCTGGTTCTGAAACTAAGCCTTCTAGGCAGTCACCTTGGTATGGGCAAGTGCCCTTGAACGTTTGATCATCTGGATGCCGTTTGGGCTTGATATGCCCAATTTCAGGGCTCCCCTGGTAGCCGATTAGTTCACCGTTATTCACAATTCCGGCACCAACCCCCTTGCTAATTGTGAGGTATAGCAATGACAGTGTCGGCTGGTTGGCCAAAATCGAGCTGATGTATTCACCATATGCGGTACTATTTACATCAGTGGTAAATGAAATCGGGGCGTTAATATATTGCTTTAACGTTCCCAATAGATTAATATTAGACCAATTTTTACGTGATGAATCTAGAATATACCCATATTTAGATGAGTAGTTTCTTAACTCTAACGGACCAAATGAGGATACCCCCACGGCCTTAATTTTATCAAATTTTTGAAAATATTTTATAACCTTAGTCAGGGTTTCCTTTGGATCTGATAATGGAAAATCAACTTTATCATCAATATTAACGTGGCCGTCACCCACGGCGCAGGTTACTTCATCGTCACGAAATTCAATGCTGCCTAGTAACATGAGACGATCCCTCTTTTCACAGGTTGTTTTATTATTTTATGATTTTACAGTTTAAAAATAGCACAATACGAAAGCGCTTTCAATTATTTTCACTTAAAAAAATAAAAAATAAAAATAATGAGGCTTCCTGATTGAAAACGCTTTCAAATGGTGCTATCTTGTAATTGTAGAAAAGTAAATCTACAATTATTAACAATGATAATGATTTAAGTAAATAATTTTAACCAATCAGAGGTGGTTACGATGTTATTTGGAAGTATTGAAGCCGGCGGAACTAAGTTTGTTTGTGCAGTCGGTAACGAAAATTTTGAAATTAAAGATAGCGTGCATATTCCAACCACGACGCCTGAAGAAACACTTGGCCAATGTGTAGAATATTTTAAGAAGTTTCCGGACATTAAAGCAATTGGAATCGCATCGTTTGGGCCGATCGAAGTCCGGGTAGATAACCCTAAGTATGGCTACATTACTGATACACCAAAGAAACACTGGTCTAATACTAATTTCTTGGGAACGATGAAGAAGTATTTTGATGTTCCAATGTACTGGACGACTGACGTTAATGGTTCTGCCTATGGTGAATACATTACCTCGATCAAGAACCACAACCCAGTGCACTCATTAGTTTACTACACGATTGGAACTGGAGTGGGTGCCGGAATCGTTAATAACGGGCACTTCTTAGGTTATATCGGCCACCCTGAAGCTGGACATGTTAAGTTAAAGCGTGCTGAAGGGGATAAGGACTTCAAGGGGATTTGTCCATACCATGGCGACTGTCTTGAAGGGCTTGCTTCCGGACCTACTTTTGATGCCCGGACTGGTAAGAAGGGGAAGGATGTTCCATTGACCGATCCTGCATGGGATTACGTTGCTTACTACGTTGCCCAAGCCGCAGTTCAAGCCACCTTATTTATCAGACCGGAAAGAATTATCTTCGGCGGTGGAGTTGTGAGTGAAGAATTCCTCGACATGGTGCGGGTGCACTTCAAGAACATCTTTAACGACTACGTTGCCGTTGGTGATTTGAATGAATACATTCAAATGCCAAAGGTGCCACACAATGGTTCTGCAACCGTTGGGAATTTCTCATTGGCCCTTAAGCAATACTACAAGGATAATATTGTTAAAATCTAGTAAAATAATGAGTGATATCAATAACTATGAGGTGAGTATTTATGAC includes:
- a CDS encoding metal-dependent hydrolase family protein, giving the protein MSKIGFINANIFDGVHNTIHSDAWLVVDDQSGRIIQVGSGQMPTVDQAVDVNGKYIMPGLINAHTHITDDPATSDGGVSKALPETVVDAIHFLQQLLKSGCTYIRQCGSTYGVDVQLNELIHKGKIKHVPSIMASGRAFTMTGGHGDYQNGGYIVDSEDEMRKKVRENFKRGAQCVKLMAGGGVMSPGDAMDEAQLSVEDMKVAIHEAHNKHTIVAAHAEANPAIQNSIDAGVDSIEHGFYVTEKQVEQIKERGIYLVPTVVAAWSVVTYGAEDLPAWEYDKMNAAIDNLYANIHMAYKRGVKMALGTDAGTPYNNFETTTPKEIELLVTKEGFTNFDALHTSYHSAELMGIDSDYGSIEDGKVADFIILDDNPLTDVRAVQQSDKSVYKNGVKEY
- a CDS encoding ROK family protein — encoded protein: MLLGSIEFRDDEVTCAVGDGHVNIDDKVDFPLSDPKETLTKVIKYFQKFDKIKAVGVSSFGPLELRNYSSKYGYILDSSRKNWSNINLLGTLKQYINAPISFTTDVNSTAYGEYISSILANQPTLSLLYLTISKGVGAGIVNNGELIGYQGSPEIGHIKPKRHPDDQTFKGTCPYQGDCLEGLVSEPAFQARFGKSYKEISMFEPIWDIVAYYIAQSALQATLLIRPEKIIIGGDIVNEVELAKIRVQFQKLLNGYVDVGPIDEYLVAPSNSNRKLAIIGNLSLAKKAYYSESDEYAE
- a CDS encoding ROK family protein, whose translation is MLFGSIEAGGTKFVCAVGNENFEIKDSVHIPTTTPEETLGQCVEYFKKFPDIKAIGIASFGPIEVRVDNPKYGYITDTPKKHWSNTNFLGTMKKYFDVPMYWTTDVNGSAYGEYITSIKNHNPVHSLVYYTIGTGVGAGIVNNGHFLGYIGHPEAGHVKLKRAEGDKDFKGICPYHGDCLEGLASGPTFDARTGKKGKDVPLTDPAWDYVAYYVAQAAVQATLFIRPERIIFGGGVVSEEFLDMVRVHFKNIFNDYVAVGDLNEYIQMPKVPHNGSATVGNFSLALKQYYKDNIVKI